One Dictyostelium discoideum AX4 chromosome 3 chromosome, whole genome shotgun sequence genomic region harbors:
- a CDS encoding AMP-dependent synthetase and ligase domain-containing protein, with amino-acid sequence MSTLYQIFKDTTSRDNKKKLITIPIAKEDSQSFGSLSITYQKFLNDSVSFANKLIEKGIKTGDVVSLVITNGYPILSCFLGSTFARCIAAPLNSAYKSEEFNFYYKDMGANIVIVQKGLSEALKSAKELGIKVWEIENVENEKEGKLYYRITDPSNGDDLIFSSETISGEDEGDKIKLETVPDKDDKALFLHTSGSTGRPKGVPLTHENLATSSANISSTFHLTPSDCSYVVMPLFHVHGLIGVCLSTFNAGASLVVPPRFSASVFWSQVKQFSVNWYSAVPTIHTILCNVEQSATSSASSSNKGLLRFIRSSSSSLSPTLLETLEQFFGCPVIESYGMTEASHQMASNPLPQDGPRKPGSVGKGFNVQISIVNDNGEHQKQGDVGEVCIKGKNVMHGYHNNPQANIDNFTKDGWFLTGDIGYLDQDGYLILKGRKKEIINRGGEKISPLEVDNALLENDKILEAVCFGVPDEKYGEEIWAAVIPKVPQSITVEEITQFLQKKLISFKVPKKIIITDNFPKTASGKIQRRFIADFFLKQQNQ; translated from the exons atgtcAACTTTATATCAAATTTTCAAAGATACAACTTCaagagataataaaaaaaaattgataacaATTCCTATTGCCAAAGAGGATAGTCAATCATTTGGTTCACTCTCTATCACCTatcaaaagtttttaaatgattcagTTAGCTttgcaaataaattaattgaaaaaggtATTAAAACTGGTGATGTAGTTTCATTAGTTATTACAAATGGTTATCCAATTTTATCATGTTTCttg ggatcAACATTTGCAAGATGTATTGCAGCACCATTAAATTCAGCATATAAGAgtgaagaatttaatttctattaTAAAGATATGGGAGcaaatattgttattgttcAAAAAGGGTTAAGTGAAGCATTGAAATCAGCCAAGGAATTAGGTATTAAAGTTTgggaaattgaaaatgttgaaaatgaaaaggAAGGTAAACTTTATTATAGAATTACAGATCCAAGCAATGGAGATGACTTGATTTTCTCAAGTGAAACAATTTCAGGAGAGGATGAaggtgataaaattaaattggagACTGTTCCAGATAAAGATGACAAAGCATTGTTTTTGCATACTAGTGGTAGCACTGGCAGACCAAAGGGTGTACCATTGACTCATGAAAATTTGGCAACCTCAAGTGCAAACATTTCCTCAACATTCCATTTAACCCCATCCGATTGCTCATATGTAGTCATGCCATTATTCCACGTTCATGGTTTAATTGGTGTTTGTTTATCAACATTCAATGCTGGTGCTAGTTTAGTTGTGCCACCAAGATTCTCTGCAAGTGTATTTTGGAGCCAAGTTAAACAATTCTCTGTAAATTGGTATAGTGCCGTACCTACAATTCATACAATTCTTTGCAACGTCGAGCAATCGGCCACATCCTCTGCATCCTCTTCCAACAAAGGGTTACTTAGATTCATTAGATCATCGTCgtcatcattatcaccaacTTTATTAGAGACATTGGAGCAATTCTTTGGCTGTCCAGTAATTGAGTCCTACGGTATGACAGAGGCTTCCCACCAAATGGCATCGAACCCATTGCCACAAGACGGTCCAAGAAAGCCTGGTAGCGTCGGTAAGGGATTCAATGTTCAAATTAGTATTGTCAATGACAATGGCGAGCATCAAAAACAAGGTGATGTAGGTGAAGTTTGTATCAAGGGCAAGAATGTTATGCATGGTTATCATAATAATCCACAAGCAAACATTGATAACTTTACAAAGGATGGTTGGTTCCTCACTGGTGATATCGGTTATTTAGATCAAGACGGCTACTTGATTCTCAAGGGTAGAAAGAAGGAAATCATCAATAGAGGTGGTGAGAAAATCTCCCCATTGGAAGTTGATAATGCTCTCTtggaaaatgataaaattctCGAAGCTGTTTGCTTTGGTGTACCAGATGAAAAGTATGGCGAAGAGATTTGGGCTGCCGTCATCCCAAAAGTACCTCAATCAATTACAGTCGAAGAAATCACCCAATTCCtccaaaagaaattaatctCTTTCAAAGTGCCAAAGAAAATCATTATCACTGATAATTTCCCAAAAACTGCTTCAGGTAAAATTCAAAGAAGATTCATTGcagatttctttttaaaacaacaaaatcaataa
- the gflD gene encoding GRAM domain-containing protein: MSSGDNGGNLKKSASTSISFSSSSNGINKNQEEEFFEDVDLESSSSTQKESNNGKIIKNKNKNNNDNDKTWKYATTSRNSSTMTPAAPLKVQLPPATFYFDESMQQTRSQSISNGSSSSSNNNGIPNSTSYSYDLNEKAHSDFVRKSSSPIGSPSSSPLKPPLGNINNNGRRQTLLSKVKYIFKDNNNYNNNNNNNNNNNNNNNNNNNNNNNNNNNNKLEETTEDTIVPFKNKFSINILEIFELPEFERLVSEQPYVCAYRRKVSKAGKLFITNNYFCFYSLIFNKEIKKYSDFKNVLSIKRVSSVILGHSIEITTSYKKYVFGMFEDVESAYQALIYQHKLSVQSPRLTSVSTSNTNNNNNNNNNNNNNNNGKKLTFNGEPSSFEKKRNRFFSVSVQSPSKSILKESNHPIIINNNYNNSGSYTAPSTPSIVSTPTTTEVTTPPPIINTTKNTTTTNTSPSLPIPKNNNNKNNNNGIEDDKISSSPPKIPPLQLSTSPSKNLNIVHQESRLKPETRSRSGSLPSFGGSGSGGSGGGGGKTLRKNKTNNLNYLLSPLKDKDSKIVLAAEEDQDSINSDNNNNNTTATNSQTTTTNSGNGSTPASTPTTTSNSPYSNSPPRSYSTNQFSINQQSNNNNNNNNNGVASRKPSRETHKSIAFGQNILISLFSSKESSNQSTPISSPRFTSENGANNVTIGFDTNNNNGNNNNDNIEVPVSPRERSNTTALVFKPLFKTSKKSTVDTNKEAAASTLSKMLTTRNARGDVQQYCFKEDVFGIPLESMRLLGDSPYPVFLHHLITHLESTKESIEIIYNINNSTSTSTNNSKICSSGSESNSNNNTNTNNCNNNVNNNNNINNINNIQTSNIRNSITIPDLNIGTDNNNQTSNIRNSGNIQPPPPLPLPLPLPLPPQSQPQPIVMTTTIIEPSSPRNRITIESLIKLVTRGKEDAYKNLNEMVEPQVLGELLIHFFKVLPNSILPDVLLSETINKIIDENDERYKLSFVRSIIFSQPQIHWTVLKSLLSHLCKLIQIEIGIENNNNSNNNSNNSNNSNNNSNNNSNNNNNIDTMDKNENENHNNSFDINLIESLSYEDQEKLEIIQHKISNIFGPILFKINNDASIQQYDNAILITFFIIKNLKKIFDINEKDQSNYIIKKGNQVVKNVTVNQILLKLMDYYYKDDTFIEIVNLCHNDYFLSTESYIQSLISIYSQEKHYENLYNIQLEFRMKIRERCLFLIRSLIEFKPMFWNQIEECNSSVELIQDFTEKYFEQPIQINNNNNNNNNSNNNSNNNNNNGRNYFQPLPNEEFKYFQFFSDFCKRVSQTYNQYYYDNIGGFSGTGTPTALSSPSTPTLSSGLPPPFPSSSSSPLISNSSPLSSVNNTPTTSVSILTTTTNNNSNNNINSNNNNNSVPQTLSPSLSQNPMGISSDSLLMQRQLHNFILGGSRTTSSLSLNGGGGENSTSKKFNFCDIDSTQAAIQITLIDEKAFRMIPIFELLKKKFVRPDLSPNFQSMVQLFNRWSSWVGSEILNCTTPASRALVIEKFIEIAFILLNLKNFHCCYAITQGIYHYAIKRLYLTWDKISKKSMNQFEELQKIFSTESNHKNYREVLNSSSPPLIPYLGLYTKDLLVIEDSNPTLIINNNNNDKSNNKSNNLDNNDNNNNNDDDDDDEEYKSTQLINFEKLRSIHLIIKNLRLYRSNPYPMPSNVALRDKILSRPILNDDEMFDKSLLLEPRRQTGLPLPNMKNQQIINNYNQHQQQQQQKDQ; this comes from the exons atgagtTCAGGTGACAATGgtggaaatttaaaaaaatccgCATCCacatcaatatcatttagtagtagtagtaatggtattaataaaaatcaagAGGAAGAATTTTTTGAAGATGTTGATTTAGAATCTTCATCTTCGACTCAAAAAGAaagtaataatggtaaaataattaaaaataaaaataaaaataataatgataatgataaaacatGGAAATACGCTACTACATCAAGAAATAGCAGCACCATGACACCAGCAGCACCATTAAAAGTACAGTTACCACCTGCAACATTTTATTTCGATGAGTCGATGCAACAAACTAGATCACAATCAATTAGtaatggtagtagtagtagtagtaataataatggaataCCAAATTCAACATCATACTCATATGATCTTAATGAAAAAGCACATTCAGATTTTGTAagaaaatcatcatcaccaattggTTCACCTTCTTCATCACCTTTAAAACCACCATTAGGaaatattaacaataatgGAAGAAGACAAACCTTATTAAGTAAagttaaatatatatttaaagataataataattataataataataataacaacaacaacaacaataataataataacaataataataataataataataataataataataataataataaattagaaGAAACAACAGAGGATACTATTgtaccatttaaaaataaattttcaattaatattttagaaaTATTCGAGTTACCAGAATTTGAGAGATTAGTATCAGAACAACCATATGTTTGTGCATATAGAAGAAAGGTTTCAAAAGCTGGTAAATTATtcattacaaataattatttttgtttttatagtttaatttttaataaggAAATTAAA aaatattcagattttaaaaatgtattatcaattaaaagagtATCATCAGTTATTTTAGGGCATTCTATAGAGATTACAACATCTTATAAGAAATATGTTTTTGGAATGTTTGAAGATGTTGAATCTGCATATCAAGcattaatttatcaacatAAACTATCAGTTCAAAGTCCAAGATTAACATCAGTTTCAACTagtaatactaataataataataataataataataataataataataataataatggtaagaAATTAACATTTAATGGTGAACCAAGTAGCTTtgagaaaaagagaaatcgTTTCTTTAGTGTTTCTGTTCAATCACCTTcgaaatcaatattaaaagaatcaaatcaTCCAatcattataaataataattataataatagtggttcTTATACTGCTCCTTCAACTCCAAGTATAGTATcgacaccaacaacaactgaAGTTACAACTCCAccaccaattattaatactacaaaaaatacaacaactacaaatacttcaccatcattaccaattccaaagaataataataacaaaaacaataacaacgGAATAGAAGACgataaaatttcatcatcaccaccaaagATACCACCATTACAAttatcaacatcaccaaGTAAGAATTTGAATATTGTTCATCAAGAATCTAGATTGAAACCAGAGACTAGAAGTAGAAGTGGTTCATTACCATCATTTGGTGGTAGTGGAAGTGGTGgcagtggtggtggtggtggtaaaacATTAAGAaagaataaaacaaataatttaaattatcttttatcacctttaaaagataaagattcAAAGATTGTATTGGCTGCAGAGGAAGATCAAGATTCTattaatagtgataataataataataatacaacagcaacaaacTCTcaaactactactactaatagTGGTAATGGGAGTACACCAGCATCAACCCCAACTACAACTTCAAATTCACCTTATTCTAATTCACCACCAAGATCCTATTCAACCaatcaattttcaattaatcaacaatcaaataataataacaataataataataatggtgttgCATCAAGAAAACCAAGTAGAGAAACTCATAAATCAATTGCATTTggtcaaaatattttaatatctttatttagTTCAAAAGAATCATCAAATCAATCAACACCAATTTCATCACCACGTTTTACAAGTGAAAATGGTGCTAATAATGTAACAATTGGATttgatacaaataataataatggtaataataataatgataatattgaagTACCAGTCTCACCTAGAGAAAGATCAAATACAACAGCATTGGtttttaaaccattatttaaaacaagtAAAAAATCAACAGTTGATACAAATAAAGAAGCAGCAGCATCAACATTAAGTAAAATGTTAACAACTAGAAATGCAAGGGGTGATGTACAACAATATTGTTTCAAAGAGGATGTATTTGGTATACCCTTAGAATCAATGCGATTATTAGGTGATTCACCTTATCCTGTTTTCTTACATCATCTAATAACTCATTTAGAATCAActaaagaatcaattgaaattatttataatataaataattcaactTCTACCtcaacaaataatagtaaaatttGCAGCAGCGGCAGCGAATcaaatagtaacaataatacaaatacaaataattgtaataataatgtaaataataataataatattaataatattaataatattcaaacaTCAAATATAAGAAATAGTATAACTATACcagatttaaatattggtaCAGATAATAACAATCAAACATCAAATATAAGAAATAGTGGAAATatacaaccaccaccaccactaccactaccactaccactaccactaccaccacaatcacaaccacaaccaattGTTatgacaacaacaattattgaaccatcatcaccaagaAATAGAATaacaattgaatcattaattaaattagttACTAGAGGAAAAGAGGATGcatataaaaatttgaatGAAATGGTAGAACCACAAGTATTgggtgaattattaattcatttctTTAAAGtattaccaaattcaattttaccaGATGTATTACTTTCTGAAACTATTAATAAGATTAtcgatgaaaatgatgaaagatataaattatcatttgtaCGTTCAATAATATTCTCACAACCACAAATTCATTGGAcagttttaaaatcattattatcacatctttgtaaattaattcaaattgaaattggtattgaaaataataataatagtaataataatagtaataatagtaataatagtaataataatagtaataataatagtaataataataataatattgatacaatggataaaaatgaaaatgaaaatcataataatagttttgatattaatttaattgaatctctAAGTTATGAAGACCAAGAGAAATTAGAAATTATTCAacataaaatttcaaatatttttggtccaatattatttaaaattaataatgatgctAGTATTCAACAATATGATAATGCAATtttaattacattttttataattaaaaatttaaagaaaatatttgat atTAACGAAAAAGATCAatcaaattatataattaaaaaaggtaatCAAGTTGTAAAGAATGTTACAgttaatcaaattttattgaaattgatggattattattataaggATGATACatttattgaaattgtaaatttatgTCATAATGATTATTTCTTATCTACTGAATCATACATTCAGTCATTGATATCAATATATAGTCAAGAGAAACATTatgaaaatttatataatattcaATTAGAGTTTAGAATGAAAATTAGAGAGagatgtttatttttaattagatcattaattgaatttaaaccaATGTTTTGGAATCAAATTGAAGAATGTAATTCATCAgttgaattaattcaagATTTTActgaaaaatattttgaacaaccaattcaaattaataataataataataataataataatagtaataataatagcaataacaataataataatggtagaaattattttcaaccattaccaaatgaagaatttaaatattttcaattttttagtGATTTTTGTAAAAGAGTATCACAAACTtataatcaatattattatgataataTTGGTGGATTTAGTGGAACTGGTACACCAACTGCTTTATCTTCACCATCAACTCCAACATTATCAAGTGGTTTACCACCTCCATTcccttcatcttcttcatcacctttaatttcaaattcttcaccATTATCTTCTGTAAACAATACACCAACAACATCAGTATCAAtattaacaacaacaacaaataataatagtaataataatattaatagtaataataataataattcagtACCACAAacattatcaccatcattatcacAAAATCCAATGGGAATTAGTTcagattcattattaatgcAACGTCAATTACATAATTTTATACTTGGTGGATCAagaacaacatcatcattatcattgaatggtggtggtggtgagaATTCTACatcaaagaaatttaatttttgtgaTATTGATAGTACACAAGCAGCTATTCAAATTACATTAATTGATGAGAAAGCATTTAGAATGATAccaatttttgaattattgaaaaagaaattcgtTAGACCTGATCTTTCACCAAACTTTCAATCTATGGTACAACTATTCAATAGATGGAGTTCTTGGGTTGGTTCAGAGATTTTAAATTGTACAACACCAGCATCACGTGCACttgtaattgaaaaattcatAGAGATTGCTTTcatacttttaaatttaaaaaatttccatTGTTGTTATGCTATCACTCAAGGAATTTATCATTATgcaattaaaagattatatTTAACTTGggataaaatttcaaagaaatcaatgAATCAATTTGAAGAATTACAAAAGATTTTCTCAACTGAATCAAATCATAAAAATTATAGAgaagttttaaattcatcttCACCACCTTTAATTCCATATTTAGGTTTATATACAAAAGATTTATTAGTTATTGAAGATTCAAATCCAactttaattataaataataataataatgataaatcaaataataaatcaaataatttagataataatgataataataataataatgatgatgatgatgatgatgaagaatataaatcaacacaattaattaattttgaaaaattaagatcaattcatttaattataaagaatttaaGATTATATCGTTCAAATCCTTATCCAATGCCTTCAAATGTTGCATTACGTGATAAAATCTTATCAAGACCAATcttaaatgatgatgaaatgtttgataaatctttattattagaacCAAGAAGACAAACTGGTTTACCATTACCaaatatgaaaaatcaacaaattattaataattataatcaacaccaacaacaacaacaacaaaaggatcaataa
- a CDS encoding polymorphic membrane protein repeat-containing protein, with translation MYKLIIALLFLYVYIFGDNIVLGGEQCISYTDSKSGLTENCGTAAATPCQSISQSILSCGGQFESITMNIEPGTYLINQATFGKVTNQSITLVNNNKETNDVIIDLSNATDSFIRIEPSSIYDTSIVSFTGITFQNGNKPYGPVLFNNGTSNIQLEINNCVFNNNNATIGGGSIAIDSTDGESDYPPANSVINISKTTFNNSTSSKISGGVLYAFDLNVVITIDQCSFSNIRNSASGGIIYMRNGLLTMTNSKLDSIASNAAFFLASEFLTTPQFKFTNVNFTNALGGIGFAFTNYFTKTYFLNCNFVNNLNTAPIFGLNSGLITVDSCLFANNNNQKSPGSSGGAISLTATECLVKNSIFTNNFAQNGGAININSSNYAFLDTPTTIIGSQFINNTAAVSGGAIDIYSSSITINSTSFIGNYAKQDDHGPSVYCTNSKINLSSTTFKINETNTVNSFGIDCLPSVSYFCTVINQSKKLQCEKDDFEISSDNTNGLTTGQKVGISFGVIGGFFLIVIVAVLVVRKVKRDRQYKPIGL, from the coding sequence atgtataaattaattattgcattattatttttatatgtttaTATATTTGGTGATAATATAGTATTGGGAGGAGAACAATGTATTAGTTATACAGACTCAAAATCTGGATTGACAGAAAATTGTGGTACTGCAGCAGCCACACCATGTCAAAGTATTAGtcaatcaattttatcatgTGGTGGACAATTTGAAAGCATAACAATGAATATTGAACCAGGTACATATTTGATTAATCAAGCAACATTTGGAAAAGTGACCAACCAATCTATAACtcttgtaaataataataaagaaaccAATGATGTAATTATTGATCTTTCAAATGCTACTGATTCATTTATTAGAATTGAACCATCATCAATCTATGACACAAGTATAGTTTCATTCACTGGTATTACATTtcaaaatggtaataaaCCATATGGACCAGTACTTTTCAATAATGGTACATCAAATATACAATTGGAAATCAATAATTGTgtattcaataataataatgcaacaattggtggtggttcAATTGCAATTGATTCAACCGATGGCGAATCTGATTACCCACCAGCCAACAGTGTAATTAATATCAGTAAGAccacatttaataattcaacatcTTCAAAAATTTCCGGTGGTGTACTTTATgcttttgatttaaatgttGTAATTACAATTGATCAATGTTCATTTAGCAATATTAGAAACTCAGCATCTGGTGGTATTATTTATATGAGAAATGGTCTATTGACAAtgacaaattcaaaattggATTCAATTGCTTCTAATGCAGCCTTCTTTTTAGCATCTGAGTTCCTCACTACACCACAATTCAAATTTACAAATGTAAATTTCACAAATGCTTTAGGTGGTATTGGTTTTGCTTTcacaaattattttacaaaGACTTATTTcttaaattgtaattttgtaaacaatttaaatactGCTCCAATCTTTGGTTTAAATTCTGGTTTAATTACAGTTGATAGTTGCTTATTtgcaaataataacaaccaAAAATCACCAGGTTCTTCTGGTGGTGCTATTTCACTCACTGCCACTGAATGTTTAGTTAAAAACTCTATATTCACCAATAACTTTGCCCAAAATGGTGGTGCTATCAATataaattcttcaaattATGCTTTTCTCGATACTCCAACTACAATCATTGGATCTcaattcattaataatacCGCAGCAGTTAGTGGTGGTGCAATTGATATCTACTCAAGTAGTATAACTATTAACAGTACTAGCTTCATTGGAAACTATGCTAAACAAGATGATCATGGTCCTTCAGTTTATTGTACAAACTCTAAAATTAACCTTTCAAGTActacttttaaaattaatgaaaccaATACTGTAAATTCTTTTGGTATAGATTGCTTACCATCAGTTTCATATTTTTGTACTGTTATTAATCAatctaaaaaattacaatGTGAAAAAGATGATTTCGAAATCTCTAGTGATAATACAAACGGATTAACAACTGGTCAAAAAGTTGGAATTTCATTTGGTGTCATTGGTGGATTTTTCTTAATTGTTATAGTTGCAGTTTTAGTTGTTAGAAAAGTTAAAAGAGATAGACAATATAAACCAATtggtttataa